Proteins encoded within one genomic window of Candidatus Eisenbacteria bacterium:
- a CDS encoding NFACT RNA binding domain-containing protein — translation MSRPLAALEGLPVSGVIGHAPRSLVIAVGAKPRRYLWIHLERKEAAYALASDLPTSPDPRGSRFGALEDHLRGLVIREILVRPDAALALSLAREEAPRAESHRLTLEAERTRVNLRLVATDGGNVLWAHHREAEKARDDAAAASGASEASGASTPFRPPRVRAAEPGQGHDALRAAITLEFEDNFRRELDRELKAAERVLTRRLEAQGRDLGRTRVQQDARRWGEILLAHYRDIPRGASRVRLPDTFADSPGAEIEIPLDPALSTHENAARLFQKAKKGERGQKLVESRLAQTRQHLADLGALRQDLFDSPPREALRSLEQFLTAAGLPHVARGDSRKIRLGRQTPGAPHALRPGRRPPGARKSTGPRTFHTSDGWEVWVGRNNTDNDHITHRLSNPHDYWFHVVGVPGSHVILRRPQRSAVPKPRTLEEAAAVAAYFSKARKQTRVPVIYTERKFVSKPRRGKPGQALCTRERELLVRPRLPEGRAGNDDENGREVSSE, via the coding sequence GTGAGCCGGCCCCTCGCCGCCCTCGAGGGCCTCCCCGTCTCCGGCGTCATCGGTCACGCGCCCCGCTCGCTCGTGATCGCGGTGGGCGCGAAGCCTCGCCGGTATCTCTGGATCCATCTCGAGCGGAAGGAAGCGGCCTACGCGCTCGCGTCCGACCTGCCCACGTCCCCGGATCCGCGCGGCTCGCGGTTTGGAGCGCTGGAGGATCATCTGAGGGGGCTCGTGATCCGGGAGATCCTCGTGAGGCCCGACGCGGCATTGGCCCTGAGTCTCGCTCGCGAGGAGGCCCCGCGCGCGGAATCACACCGTCTCACGCTCGAAGCGGAGCGAACGCGCGTCAACCTGAGGCTCGTCGCGACGGACGGTGGGAACGTGCTCTGGGCGCATCATCGTGAAGCCGAGAAGGCCCGGGATGACGCGGCGGCGGCGAGTGGGGCGAGCGAGGCGAGTGGGGCGAGCACCCCGTTTCGACCGCCGCGCGTGCGCGCCGCGGAGCCAGGGCAAGGTCACGACGCGCTGCGCGCGGCGATCACGCTCGAGTTCGAGGACAACTTCCGCCGCGAGCTCGACCGGGAACTCAAAGCCGCCGAGCGTGTGCTCACCCGGCGGCTCGAGGCGCAAGGGAGGGACCTGGGGCGCACCCGCGTCCAGCAGGACGCGCGGCGCTGGGGGGAGATCTTGCTCGCTCACTACCGAGATATCCCGCGGGGGGCGAGCCGCGTGCGTCTCCCCGACACGTTCGCGGACTCACCCGGAGCGGAAATCGAGATCCCCCTCGATCCCGCGCTCTCTACCCACGAGAATGCGGCCCGCCTCTTCCAAAAGGCGAAGAAAGGCGAGCGGGGCCAGAAGCTCGTCGAATCCCGACTGGCCCAGACCCGGCAGCATCTCGCCGATCTCGGCGCGCTTCGCCAGGACCTCTTCGACAGCCCGCCGCGTGAGGCGCTCCGGAGCCTCGAGCAGTTCCTCACGGCGGCAGGCCTGCCACATGTGGCGCGGGGTGACTCGCGGAAGATCCGTCTGGGTCGACAGACCCCCGGAGCACCCCACGCGCTACGTCCCGGACGCCGGCCTCCAGGGGCGCGCAAGTCGACCGGGCCAAGGACGTTCCATACGAGCGATGGATGGGAGGTCTGGGTCGGACGCAACAACACCGACAACGACCACATCACCCATCGGTTATCGAACCCCCACGACTATTGGTTCCACGTCGTAGGGGTCCCGGGTTCCCACGTCATCCTGCGCCGTCCACAAAGAAGCGCGGTACCCAAGCCACGCACGCTCGAGGAGGCGGCAGCCGTTGCCGCCTACTTCAGCAAGGCGCGGAAACAGACGCGGGTCCCTGTGATCTACACCGAGCGAAAGTTCGTGTCCAAACCGCGCCGCGGCAAACCCGGACAGGCTCTTTGTACGCGGGAGCGGGAGCTTCTCGTCCGTCCGCGGCTTCCGGAAGGACGAGCCGGCAACGACGACGAAAACGGGCGCGAGGTGTCGAGCGAGTAG
- a CDS encoding sigma 54-interacting transcriptional regulator, whose protein sequence is MDKTTAELIREREEAVSTARLTQDPERHLQSLEDLAEIFLRADSYIPALQNLEECIASAERLGLDPHRIATLELKAAQTLIEKGDASGALRHIGRARVRAVPELYPELIARLQLQSARALIELSQYEEALGACERAHGFFKEHNLLAPLAHAYNCFGRIHFRLGDLDKAKEFYEAALHLFRWDLNDEEGVIRAHNNLGVLYRHLSDWRQSTWHLLRSMEISTRLGNFAYIAVSCANLGIVHLKAGSWDEAVEHFDRALNSYVQIGKDAGIARMRIGLATVATYRHDFGTAEAHLGAASQIASRLGNSREQVLCRFSQGDLHVEMGRIEEGLACYEEALEMARQIAPEGDMVHELQRRRAEAYATRGDLPAAFKAAEDALSRACRLKDQLEEGASRRVLAVVHTLEGRLSEANTQGREAIRLLESIHERFELARAYLDQARRTPNGGGDPERTREAQNLAFKAMYLFEQLGMDDAMRACETTLRELNAPVWLTTPRAQRVPGPSSSQAQDIARAHGVISQNGRTLELVRKASELTSTPARVLIQGETGTGKNLFAYMFRSYEIERGRPFVEVNCTSLPGDLVESELFGYVRGAFTGAAITKRGIFEEADGGTIFLNEIGELGERTQVKLLQVLDDGTYRRLGEVRSRRLNVRIISATNKDLDAAVKAGWFRSDLYYRLGQVVLSLPPLRERREDIPLLIRNFLDELISREGRHVVLSEDAMEYLISLPWMGNIRELKHKVESIYLCAGRQELIDRNTLVRLLYPNGTPAAEAQSTRGLRGKVDLLKREEILAALSRNGGNRSRAALELGITRRHLIRLLKQIY, encoded by the coding sequence GTGGACAAGACCACGGCGGAATTGATTCGGGAGCGTGAGGAGGCGGTATCCACCGCCCGCCTCACGCAAGATCCCGAACGACACCTTCAATCCCTCGAAGACCTCGCCGAGATCTTCCTCCGCGCGGACAGCTACATCCCCGCGCTGCAGAACCTGGAAGAGTGCATCGCGTCGGCCGAGCGGCTCGGACTGGATCCGCACCGCATCGCCACGCTCGAGCTCAAGGCCGCGCAGACCCTGATCGAGAAGGGGGATGCCTCCGGCGCGCTCCGCCACATCGGCCGCGCGCGCGTCCGCGCCGTGCCCGAGCTCTACCCCGAGCTGATCGCGAGGCTCCAGCTCCAGAGCGCCCGCGCCCTGATCGAGCTGTCGCAGTACGAGGAGGCCCTCGGCGCGTGCGAGCGCGCGCACGGGTTCTTCAAGGAGCACAATCTCCTCGCGCCTCTCGCGCACGCGTACAACTGCTTCGGCCGGATCCACTTCCGGCTCGGAGACCTCGACAAGGCCAAGGAGTTCTACGAGGCCGCGCTCCACCTCTTCCGCTGGGATCTGAACGACGAGGAGGGCGTGATCCGCGCCCACAACAACCTGGGCGTTCTCTACCGGCATCTCTCGGACTGGCGCCAGTCGACCTGGCACCTCCTCCGGTCGATGGAGATCTCGACGCGGCTCGGAAACTTCGCCTACATCGCGGTCTCCTGCGCGAACCTCGGCATCGTCCACCTGAAGGCGGGATCGTGGGACGAGGCCGTGGAGCACTTCGACCGCGCGCTCAATTCCTACGTGCAGATCGGAAAGGACGCCGGCATCGCGCGTATGCGGATCGGACTCGCGACCGTCGCCACCTACCGCCACGACTTCGGGACCGCCGAGGCCCATCTGGGCGCGGCCTCCCAGATCGCGTCCCGGCTCGGCAACTCGCGCGAGCAGGTCCTCTGCCGCTTCAGCCAGGGGGATCTCCACGTGGAGATGGGCCGGATCGAGGAAGGGCTCGCGTGCTACGAGGAGGCGCTCGAGATGGCGCGCCAGATCGCCCCCGAGGGCGACATGGTGCACGAGCTCCAGCGCCGCCGCGCCGAGGCCTACGCCACGAGAGGCGACCTGCCGGCCGCGTTCAAGGCAGCCGAGGACGCGCTCTCGCGCGCCTGCCGGCTCAAGGACCAGCTCGAGGAAGGCGCGTCGCGCCGCGTGCTCGCGGTGGTGCATACCCTCGAGGGCCGCCTGAGCGAGGCGAACACGCAGGGCCGCGAGGCGATCCGGCTCCTCGAGTCGATCCACGAGCGGTTCGAGCTGGCCCGCGCGTATCTCGACCAGGCGCGCCGCACCCCGAACGGGGGCGGCGACCCGGAGCGGACGCGCGAGGCCCAGAATCTCGCCTTCAAGGCCATGTACCTCTTCGAGCAGCTCGGAATGGACGACGCGATGCGAGCCTGCGAGACGACGCTCCGCGAGCTGAACGCGCCGGTGTGGCTGACGACGCCGCGCGCCCAGCGCGTGCCGGGACCGAGCTCGTCCCAGGCGCAGGACATCGCCCGCGCGCACGGCGTCATCAGCCAGAACGGGCGGACGCTCGAGCTGGTCCGCAAGGCGTCGGAGCTCACGAGCACCCCGGCCCGCGTCCTGATCCAGGGCGAGACCGGGACGGGGAAGAACCTCTTCGCCTACATGTTCCGCTCGTACGAGATCGAGCGGGGCCGCCCGTTCGTGGAGGTGAACTGCACCAGCCTCCCCGGCGACCTCGTCGAGAGCGAGCTCTTCGGTTACGTCCGCGGCGCCTTCACCGGCGCCGCCATCACGAAGAGGGGCATCTTCGAGGAGGCCGACGGCGGCACCATCTTCCTGAACGAGATCGGCGAGCTGGGCGAGCGGACGCAGGTGAAGCTCCTGCAAGTGCTGGATGACGGGACGTACCGGCGGCTGGGCGAGGTTCGCTCACGGCGTTTGAACGTGCGGATCATCTCCGCGACGAACAAGGACCTCGACGCCGCGGTGAAGGCGGGCTGGTTCCGGTCGGATCTCTATTACCGGCTCGGCCAGGTCGTGCTCTCCCTCCCGCCGCTCCGCGAGCGCCGCGAAGACATCCCGCTCCTGATCCGGAACTTCCTCGATGAATTGATCTCCCGCGAAGGGCGCCACGTGGTCCTCTCCGAGGACGCGATGGAGTACCTGATCTCGCTGCCGTGGATGGGGAACATCCGCGAGCTGAAGCACAAGGTGGAGTCGATCTACCTGTGCGCGGGACGCCAGGAGCTGATCGACCGGAACACCCTGGTGCGGCTCCTCTACCCCAACGGCACGCCTGCCGCTGAAGCCCAGTCCACGCGCGGGCTCCGCGGCAAGGTCGACCTCCTGAAGCGCGAGGAGATCCTGGCCGCGCTCTCCCGGAACGGCGGAAACCGGAGCCGGGCCGCCCTCGAGCTGGGCATCACGCGCCGGCACCTGATCCGGCTGCTCAAGCAGATCTACTAG